A window of Sphingobacterium sp. lm-10 contains these coding sequences:
- a CDS encoding LytTR family DNA-binding domain-containing protein translates to MHFLIIEDEKPAARLLQRKLEKAGYPQVNLVHSVAEADAWLAANQAPDLIFMDIQLSDGTAFDLLEKSSIPSAIIFTTAFDAYTLRAFKENSVDYLLKPIVESELINAIKKYVSQATIRHDLTTIKSLLGVNHTVYKDRFTVKIGQFLRPVEVNKIVCFYSAHGGTYLRTIDEHDYLIDHTLDQLASLINPKDFFRISRSYIIQLHGIRDIAIHSNSRLKVTLQNLANPDLIVSRERVNDFKAWLG, encoded by the coding sequence ATGCACTTCTTAATAATCGAAGACGAAAAGCCTGCAGCCCGCCTTTTACAGCGAAAACTAGAAAAAGCAGGTTATCCGCAGGTGAATTTGGTGCATTCTGTTGCAGAAGCAGACGCTTGGCTGGCAGCAAACCAAGCGCCCGATTTGATATTTATGGATATACAGCTATCCGACGGCACTGCTTTCGATTTATTAGAAAAGAGCAGTATTCCTTCTGCCATCATTTTTACGACGGCTTTTGATGCATATACGTTGCGCGCTTTCAAAGAGAACAGCGTAGATTATCTCCTAAAACCAATTGTGGAAAGTGAATTGATCAATGCGATAAAAAAATACGTATCTCAAGCTACTATCAGACATGATCTTACCACCATCAAAAGCTTATTAGGTGTAAACCACACGGTATACAAAGATAGATTTACGGTCAAAATCGGGCAGTTTCTGCGACCTGTTGAGGTCAATAAGATCGTTTGTTTCTACAGCGCACATGGTGGTACATATCTACGCACGATCGACGAACATGATTACCTGATTGATCACACATTGGATCAACTAGCCAGCTTGATAAATCCAAAAGATTTCTTCCGAATCAGTCGCAGCTACATTATTCAGCTACATGGTATTCGGGATATTGCTATTCATTCCAATTCCCGATTGAAAGTGACACTTCAAAACTTAGCTAATCCGGATCTCATCGTAAGCCGTGAACGCGTAAATGATTTTAAAGCATGGTTGGGGTGA
- a CDS encoding FAD/NAD(P)-binding protein has translation MVKHLPKTIAIVGSGASGVACFIQLVQKHITKGNPFPLSITLFEKRKEFGDGLAFGTEQQGHLLNTKAGLMGIFPKERMHFVQWMHQNSDKIGETYPQVSTHPDSYPPRMLYGNYVQAMLDKYKAWGLKAGIDIQTRPTEAVSADITPENTVMLHTADQRKVAFDYVILATGNPQSATFAKLKSSDNFFCSPWPTSRLLKKIKDKQARVSIVGSSLTAIDALITLVDNGHEGPIQFFSLTGLLPRVQTPSEIPYERKVLTLSNIRSIIREQQRTLRIIDLIRLFRSEVESALERPVDWANEDRINKDQLALLEKDIQEATGEGNIFQTILYSLREDSYSIWRLLPPDQKQLFGKWVKPHFDINRHAIPLENAIKIRNILRSGQLEIIGHTGDIIWSKDRFILKKEDGTQYEADYVINASGPSSDIEKMQDQPILPDLLSKKYIEQHPIAGVLVDLNTMRVWTSARKELSPFYVIGHQLAGSQLDINSLWFNVEQADLLTDDLLLQLGHGYH, from the coding sequence ATGGTCAAACATCTACCTAAAACAATAGCCATCGTAGGATCGGGAGCAAGCGGCGTAGCCTGCTTCATACAACTGGTACAAAAACACATCACGAAAGGAAACCCGTTTCCACTCTCTATTACTCTATTTGAGAAACGGAAAGAATTCGGCGATGGACTGGCATTTGGCACGGAACAACAAGGTCATTTGTTAAATACGAAAGCAGGACTTATGGGTATTTTTCCAAAAGAGCGCATGCATTTCGTACAATGGATGCATCAAAATAGTGATAAAATTGGAGAAACATATCCTCAGGTAAGTACACATCCAGACAGCTATCCGCCGCGTATGCTGTATGGAAATTATGTACAGGCCATGTTGGATAAATACAAAGCATGGGGACTTAAAGCGGGTATCGACATCCAGACAAGACCCACCGAGGCAGTTTCAGCCGATATTACTCCAGAAAATACAGTAATGCTTCATACAGCAGACCAGCGTAAGGTAGCGTTTGACTATGTCATTCTGGCAACGGGTAATCCACAGTCTGCTACTTTTGCGAAGCTAAAATCCAGTGATAACTTTTTCTGCTCGCCTTGGCCAACCAGCCGATTATTGAAAAAAATAAAAGATAAGCAGGCTCGAGTGAGTATTGTAGGAAGCAGCCTTACAGCTATTGACGCACTGATTACACTGGTAGACAACGGGCATGAAGGGCCGATTCAATTTTTCTCCTTGACCGGCTTATTACCTCGTGTACAGACACCGTCGGAAATCCCATATGAACGCAAGGTGCTGACACTGTCCAACATACGCAGTATCATCCGAGAGCAGCAACGAACGTTGCGTATCATCGATCTGATCAGACTTTTTCGATCGGAGGTAGAAAGCGCTTTGGAGAGACCCGTAGACTGGGCCAACGAAGACCGCATTAATAAAGATCAGTTAGCACTGCTAGAAAAGGATATTCAAGAAGCTACTGGAGAAGGAAATATTTTTCAAACAATACTCTATTCGCTTCGAGAAGATTCCTATAGCATTTGGCGCTTATTGCCTCCCGATCAGAAACAGCTTTTTGGCAAATGGGTAAAACCTCATTTCGACATCAACCGACACGCTATTCCTTTAGAAAATGCGATTAAAATCCGCAACATTCTTCGCTCTGGTCAGCTAGAAATCATCGGACATACGGGCGATATCATATGGAGTAAAGACAGATTTATTTTAAAAAAGGAAGATGGCACGCAATACGAAGCAGATTATGTCATCAACGCCTCGGGCCCATCCAGTGATATTGAAAAGATGCAAGACCAGCCCATATTGCCGGACTTACTATCCAAAAAATATATTGAGCAGCATCCTATTGCCGGTGTTTTGGTCGATTTGAATACCATGCGGGTTTGGACCTCCGCGCGGAAGGAGTTGTCGCCATTTTATGTGATTGGCCACCAGCTGGCCGGGTCGCAGTTAGACATTAATTCTTTGTGGTTTAATGTAGAACAGGCTGATCTATTGACAGACGATTTACTTTTACAACTCGGGCATGGATATCATTAA
- a CDS encoding MAC/perforin domain-containing protein, which produces MKLKFIGAFSLLITIVGCSVSEIEGLSNQDQEQSEIQKRKATISRSVMAVSDNGPTNLIGHGYDATGLYANRLSAKLAVIDVPKYVANNRSRFVDNVGVDDDFRFIIANNAESYSDSLSISINSGFGIKKLFRAEINASFGGSSAYHGSNSLASANKRIYMRTLRLATTSDELRNNFLSEAFKQDVLRYSPKDLVDFYGTHVLTHIHLGAKFSLGYKTETRAHNKHQSVAAGLALNGLGKIWSVNVNYAYSSSEAKYNSEQRVNYRSIGGDGSKGLIGEILLDGKTPQKININEWQSTVNVQNAVLIEYGDNGMIPLYEFISDPTKKAQVRSYLESYINANSTKITLNKIPIYRYYFSGWMDHIYDPQANVRDYDPVWQKEDRIPFYAYNYPAPNSVPIYKYFITEYKSHVYFPDPYIHQRAPGVLNEGIIFYAPISSVYSAVPIYKHYSSDMKNHIFEQGNYYQWWINEGVVFHAFPNP; this is translated from the coding sequence ATGAAATTAAAATTTATCGGGGCGTTTTCGCTTCTAATTACCATTGTTGGATGTTCAGTGTCTGAAATTGAAGGCTTAAGTAATCAGGATCAAGAACAGAGCGAAATCCAAAAGAGAAAAGCAACAATCAGCAGAAGTGTTATGGCGGTTTCTGATAACGGACCTACAAACTTGATAGGTCATGGATACGACGCCACTGGATTATATGCAAATAGATTATCTGCTAAGTTAGCTGTGATCGATGTGCCGAAATATGTTGCTAATAATAGATCCAGATTCGTAGATAATGTTGGTGTGGATGATGATTTTAGATTTATCATAGCTAACAATGCCGAAAGCTACTCTGATTCATTGTCAATAAGTATAAATAGCGGGTTTGGAATTAAGAAGTTATTCAGAGCAGAGATTAATGCCTCATTTGGTGGTAGTTCAGCCTATCATGGAAGTAATTCTTTAGCGAGTGCCAATAAAAGGATTTACATGAGAACATTGCGATTAGCTACTACATCTGATGAGCTTAGGAATAATTTTTTAAGTGAAGCATTCAAGCAAGACGTTTTAAGATATTCTCCCAAAGATCTAGTAGATTTTTATGGAACCCACGTTTTAACGCATATACATTTGGGCGCTAAGTTCAGTTTGGGATACAAAACTGAAACCAGAGCACACAATAAGCATCAGTCAGTAGCGGCGGGACTAGCACTTAATGGATTGGGAAAAATTTGGAGCGTAAATGTTAATTATGCATATAGTTCATCTGAAGCTAAGTATAACTCTGAGCAACGAGTTAATTACAGATCTATTGGTGGTGATGGTAGTAAAGGGCTAATCGGTGAAATATTGTTAGACGGAAAGACTCCTCAGAAAATAAATATTAACGAATGGCAGTCTACGGTAAATGTTCAAAATGCGGTCTTGATTGAGTATGGTGATAACGGAATGATTCCTTTATATGAATTTATTTCAGATCCGACAAAAAAGGCTCAAGTAAGAAGTTACCTGGAAAGCTATATTAATGCAAATTCAACTAAAATTACTCTGAACAAGATTCCGATCTACAGATATTACTTCTCTGGTTGGATGGATCACATCTACGATCCTCAAGCTAACGTTAGAGACTATGATCCCGTATGGCAAAAAGAAGATAGAATACCATTTTATGCGTATAATTATCCTGCACCGAATTCAGTCCCAATTTATAAGTATTTTATAACAGAATATAAATCACATGTTTATTTTCCTGATCCATACATTCACCAAAGAGCACCTGGTGTTCTAAATGAGGGGATAATATTTTACGCCCCTATTTCTTCTGTATATAGTGCAGTTCCTATTTATAAACATTATAGCTCAGATATGAAAAACCACATCTTTGAACAAGGCAATTATTATCAATGGTGGATTAACGAAGGTGTAGTATTTCACGCGTTTCCAAATCCATAA
- a CDS encoding carboxypeptidase-like regulatory domain-containing protein, translating to MRFIFIFTFLFANFYTYSQEIGDLRSLEGYVQNSKREAIAGANVFIDGSYDGANTDHSGYFRFSTTQRDSILLRVTALGYSQDSIWLQLPLSKPLVIFLTADQHIIPEVLVKAGEFRIGNQSGAALSPLDIVSTAGSMGNIIAALQTLPGAQVAGENGRLMVRGGDPHETQTYINGVRVGQPYTISGNNLPVRGRFSPMLFQGTNFSTGAYSAEFGNALSSILNLKTSPEPEEAKTDLSLSALGLAAGHTSRVGKTSISFNANYLSLAPFTEIFRQNIDWIHPYEQWSGEAVIRQRSEKHLLNVYTSFDTERLGFRDFNVDFERDVEIQLRSNNMYTNANYTRYLPKNWKWDLGLGLGYMQRKTTVDTLITPIRATDLHVKNKWHKSINNSFRYFFGLDYFYQKYQEQISFGQFTTPHFGFTNHIAAAFGEVSYRVFPTWHLDAGLRYMINTQAVSFLEPRAALSFQLDKQQTASLSYGIFHQQPMEDVQKFQPRLPWQKADHLVLQYSYAATGRQLRLELFHKSYGQLVRYERGDPNFARPYSTDGYGSVNGADIFWRDNRSVRNLQYWISYSFTNARKWEQDYAFAVQPPYVAKHYGSFVTKYWISTLRSQVGITNTLMSGRPFHDPNQRGYVQEFTKPINNLSMNWSYLITQQKIIHFAISNVLGNEPVYGYQYAQNRNAEGVFNRQDITPTVKRFVFVGFFWTISQNKKDNQLDNL from the coding sequence ATGCGGTTTATATTTATTTTCACATTCCTCTTTGCCAACTTTTACACCTATTCACAAGAAATAGGCGATCTCCGATCTCTAGAAGGTTATGTCCAAAATTCCAAAAGAGAGGCTATAGCGGGGGCCAATGTATTTATCGACGGTAGTTATGATGGTGCCAACACAGACCATTCAGGCTACTTCCGGTTCAGCACAACACAAAGAGACTCCATACTGCTTCGGGTAACGGCCTTGGGGTATAGCCAAGATTCTATTTGGCTGCAACTACCGCTATCAAAGCCATTGGTCATTTTCCTGACGGCAGATCAGCATATCATTCCAGAAGTTCTTGTCAAAGCTGGAGAATTTCGGATTGGAAATCAAAGTGGCGCAGCGCTCAGCCCATTAGACATTGTATCTACTGCCGGCAGTATGGGCAATATCATCGCGGCTTTGCAAACATTGCCTGGCGCCCAAGTGGCTGGCGAGAATGGAAGACTGATGGTGAGAGGAGGCGATCCGCACGAAACACAAACCTATATTAATGGTGTTCGAGTCGGGCAACCCTATACCATATCGGGCAATAATTTACCTGTTCGTGGGCGATTCTCTCCCATGCTCTTTCAGGGCACGAACTTCTCGACCGGCGCGTATTCTGCCGAGTTCGGCAACGCACTCTCCAGTATTTTAAATCTCAAAACATCGCCTGAGCCCGAAGAAGCAAAAACAGATTTGTCTTTATCTGCATTGGGCCTTGCGGCAGGCCATACCAGCCGAGTTGGGAAGACGTCCATCAGCTTCAATGCAAATTACCTTTCTTTAGCACCATTTACGGAAATATTTCGCCAGAATATAGACTGGATACATCCTTATGAACAATGGAGTGGAGAGGCAGTGATTCGGCAACGGTCGGAAAAGCACTTACTTAATGTATACACTTCTTTTGATACCGAAAGGTTAGGATTTAGAGACTTTAACGTGGATTTCGAACGGGATGTTGAAATACAACTTCGGTCCAATAACATGTATACAAACGCTAATTATACGCGCTATTTACCCAAAAATTGGAAGTGGGATTTGGGGTTAGGGTTAGGATACATGCAAAGAAAAACAACGGTGGACACTTTGATAACACCAATCAGAGCAACCGACTTACACGTGAAGAACAAATGGCACAAATCCATAAATAATTCATTCCGTTATTTCTTTGGATTGGACTACTTTTATCAGAAATATCAGGAGCAGATTTCCTTCGGCCAATTCACAACACCACATTTCGGTTTTACAAACCATATCGCTGCCGCTTTTGGAGAAGTCTCTTACCGCGTTTTTCCAACATGGCATCTGGATGCTGGATTGCGCTACATGATCAATACCCAAGCGGTGTCATTTCTCGAACCGCGCGCCGCATTAAGCTTTCAGTTGGATAAACAGCAAACCGCGTCCTTATCTTACGGCATCTTTCATCAGCAGCCTATGGAGGATGTACAGAAATTTCAACCCCGCCTGCCATGGCAAAAAGCAGATCATCTGGTACTACAGTACAGTTACGCGGCGACTGGAAGACAGTTGCGATTGGAATTGTTTCACAAGTCGTATGGGCAACTGGTACGTTATGAGCGTGGTGACCCGAATTTTGCCCGCCCATACAGTACCGACGGTTATGGGTCCGTCAATGGAGCCGATATATTCTGGCGAGACAACCGTTCTGTCCGAAATCTACAATATTGGATCTCCTACTCATTCACAAATGCTCGTAAGTGGGAACAAGACTATGCATTCGCAGTACAACCGCCTTATGTAGCGAAGCATTATGGTTCGTTCGTGACAAAATATTGGATCAGTACGCTGCGTTCGCAGGTTGGAATCACCAATACCCTGATGTCAGGCCGGCCATTTCACGACCCGAATCAAAGGGGTTACGTACAAGAGTTTACCAAACCAATAAATAACTTATCCATGAACTGGTCTTATCTGATCACACAACAAAAGATTATTCATTTTGCGATCTCCAATGTTTTAGGGAATGAACCGGTATACGGCTATCAATATGCACAGAATAGAAACGCAGAAGGCGTATTTAATCGACAGGACATCACTCCTACGGTGAAAAGATTCGTCTTTGTAGGGTTCTTTTGGACGATCAGTCAGAACAAAAAAGACAACCAGCTGGACAACTTATAA
- a CDS encoding histidine kinase: MNARKMVPDLFISLLFGLVIMLIISMQECGCNISNIPVEWLAFTLFLSTSLYIINKNFAIALQKHLEKRWHRFFVYLCASPIVTSVVLFIVRFLIFGSESNYQPMDFLMGESLQFYILSAAIALVTGGIFYAFNALKALKDAQITTEKAKSSLSETKFIHLKNQIDPHFLFNSLNVLSGLIEEDAEKAFRYTNSLSAIYRSMLSQKDKDLVPLREELATGEEFLYLLQIRFEGALTYEIEAGLEREQKFVVPLCLQLLLENAVKHNEASDARPLQIKIYSDSDYLVVENNLQPRNSFVESNKLGLSIITERYRSLTERSVHIEQNDGIFRVALPLMPKI; the protein is encoded by the coding sequence GTGAACGCCAGAAAAATGGTTCCCGATTTATTCATATCATTGCTCTTCGGATTGGTGATTATGCTGATTATTTCTATGCAGGAATGCGGATGTAATATCTCGAATATTCCGGTAGAATGGTTGGCATTCACCTTATTCCTGAGTACATCATTGTACATAATCAACAAGAATTTTGCCATAGCATTGCAAAAGCACCTTGAAAAGAGATGGCACCGTTTCTTTGTGTATCTCTGTGCAAGTCCGATAGTTACTTCTGTGGTATTATTCATTGTGCGTTTCTTGATTTTCGGAAGCGAGTCGAACTATCAACCTATGGACTTCTTGATGGGAGAATCTTTGCAATTTTATATTTTGAGTGCTGCCATTGCATTGGTTACTGGCGGTATATTTTATGCTTTCAATGCATTAAAAGCATTGAAAGATGCGCAGATCACGACAGAAAAAGCCAAGTCGAGCCTTTCGGAAACGAAATTCATTCATCTTAAAAATCAGATAGATCCTCATTTCTTATTCAATAGCCTAAATGTACTGAGCGGTCTGATTGAGGAAGATGCTGAAAAGGCATTTCGCTACACAAACAGTCTATCGGCGATTTATCGGAGTATGTTGAGTCAAAAAGATAAAGATCTAGTTCCATTACGAGAAGAACTGGCAACCGGCGAGGAATTTCTTTATCTTTTACAAATCCGCTTTGAAGGTGCATTGACCTACGAAATAGAAGCAGGCTTGGAGCGAGAGCAAAAGTTTGTGGTGCCACTATGTCTGCAATTATTATTGGAGAATGCCGTAAAACACAACGAAGCTTCGGATGCTCGCCCACTGCAAATCAAAATCTACAGTGATTCGGATTATTTGGTCGTGGAAAACAATCTACAACCGCGGAATTCTTTTGTTGAATCTAATAAATTAGGATTATCAATCATTACCGAACGGTATCGAAGCCTAACGGAAAGATCAGTTCACATCGAGCAAAACGACGGAATATTCCGAGTAGCACTTCCATTAATGCCTAAAATATAA
- a CDS encoding AEC family transporter — protein sequence MDIINELATRVLPLYGFILIGWFAHVKWNLKSKWISKVLLFALIPILIIENLLKADLAETAVSGSIIFILALAMNIPAIIAKRSFANDYDGSLLKGSFSYYNIGWFGIPIVMALFGEEQMPLIISAYVGNALYGDTIGFYLMSRTKDVPTKEAVKKVFQIPAVYACIVAIGLNLLSVELPESVEPVGKVVSWIVSALGMLIIGVTMGDIDFKKVAYKTFSKILGLRYVAGAIILGLLVFAESQWFSILDEDQSMLMLLMASFPIAANLVVFASFLETEEENAALLVGISSILSLILVPILSVLLF from the coding sequence ATGGATATCATTAACGAATTAGCGACGCGTGTCCTTCCGCTTTATGGTTTCATTTTGATCGGCTGGTTTGCCCATGTCAAATGGAATTTGAAGAGCAAGTGGATTTCTAAAGTTCTGCTGTTTGCACTAATTCCTATCCTAATTATAGAAAACCTCCTGAAAGCTGATTTAGCCGAAACAGCCGTATCAGGTTCGATTATTTTTATTCTGGCACTCGCGATGAACATTCCAGCGATAATTGCAAAACGAAGCTTTGCTAATGATTATGATGGAAGTCTATTAAAAGGTTCTTTTTCGTACTATAATATTGGCTGGTTTGGTATACCGATTGTGATGGCGCTATTTGGCGAAGAGCAGATGCCCCTGATTATCTCCGCTTATGTAGGTAATGCACTGTATGGAGATACCATTGGATTTTACCTGATGTCTCGCACCAAAGACGTGCCAACGAAAGAAGCCGTAAAAAAGGTTTTTCAGATTCCCGCGGTCTATGCCTGTATCGTCGCTATTGGACTTAATTTGCTTTCAGTAGAACTTCCCGAAAGTGTTGAGCCCGTTGGTAAAGTGGTCAGCTGGATAGTATCTGCATTGGGTATGCTTATTATTGGCGTTACGATGGGCGATATTGACTTCAAAAAAGTAGCTTACAAAACATTCAGTAAAATACTGGGATTACGTTACGTGGCTGGCGCCATCATCTTAGGCTTATTGGTTTTTGCCGAGTCGCAGTGGTTTAGTATCTTAGATGAAGATCAATCCATGCTCATGCTGCTGATGGCCAGCTTTCCTATCGCTGCCAATCTAGTTGTCTTTGCCTCATTCTTAGAGACAGAGGAAGAAAACGCCGCGTTGCTGGTGGGCATTTCTTCCATTTTATCGCTAATTTTGGTTCCCATCTTGAGTGTACTACTCTTCTAG